A genomic stretch from Megachile rotundata isolate GNS110a chromosome 1, iyMegRotu1, whole genome shotgun sequence includes:
- the LOC105664376 gene encoding uncharacterized protein LOC105664376 has product MPSYELDGTRCTKLFLIYISLAILSVSANTKFYEDRFKSLGQQEWSGNPDAAHDSSEYSPSYAQYPKSREIFESSESFDRPNKEWFSASASKRVPLEDKHFKKIISPFYTITEKDSQKYRDIVMKSGIPYCQEIKTKKPGKDGSTKDSMTCYKCKNPKNGATYEQCSYASQPTAESSNQEETDPSGFRNRRSNSDESSYGYGDSGYRRHDSPYRFNEKIFTDASEGVPAEYKNKNEKCEKVFKDSMVCMVCKNTKSNAKYEQCSYVRQPNEKSYAFSKSSSFKNPERKEDDEHDEESESKPVRDSVFKKESQKSEESPSNCKEVQRDSKTCTVCKDPDTGGNYEKCSYSYQPNDKVYKFSSSKSFGSPRKSSTEEEPEYKDDKPVEKAASESDEEYKRDYSVPENYEYKPLYSYHAAASENKKSTAEDDDSLSGYARSKSESERIAQSIEPTHCKKVQKGSLSCKVCKDPKTGSNSEQCSYEQQPSDKNYSYSKSKSFGSPTKTENHEDKTYEGSETEESEPRKDSFGFYGDSGKDRDTRESSTSDAETKTEEKTDPKKVDDFSEAFKKKAEIKKFLQEFQKEDRSNCKKMMRGKMTCYQCVDDKGFRKEECAFITDGELAEDKVDEVEEPSKKIPRSVNEKVEDVPVEPEASASENIEVRKKEEVDSGAGKEAEPYEYVAETRPVYDKVLGITLPAYMLTTSEHEEEFDRIVASDAN; this is encoded by the exons ATGCCTTCTTACGAGCTCGACGGTACTCGGTGCACCAAGCTGTTTCTG ATCTACATATCACTAGCGATCCTCAGCGTGTCCGCCAACACCAAATTCTACGAAGATCGTTTCAAGTCCCTAGGTCAGCAGGAATGGAGTGGCAATCCAGACGCAGCGCACGACTCTTCAGAGTACTCGCCATCTTACGCTCAGTACCCGAAGAGCCGAGAAATATTCGAATCCTCCGAATCCTTCGACAGACCCAACAAGGAATGGTTTTCGGCCTCGGCCAGCAAGCGAGTACCTCTCGAGGACAAGCACTTCAAGAAGATAATCTCTCCGTTTTACACCATCACCGAGAAGGACTCCCAGAAGTATAGGGACATCGTGATGAAGTCGGGCATCCCCTACTGCCAGGAGATCAAGACGAAGAAGCCTGGTAAAGATGGAAGCACGAAGGACAGTATGACTTGTTACAAATGCAAGAATCCTAAGAACGGAGCCACGTACGAGCAATGTTCGTACGCTTCTCAGCCGACGGCGGAGTCTAGTAATCAGGAAGAAACCGATCCCTCAGGGTTCAGAAACAGGAGATCTAATTCGGACGAGTCCTCCTATGGTTATGGGGACTCTGGCTACAGGAGACACGATAGTCCTTACAGATTCAACGAGAAGATCTTCACGGACGCTTCGGAAGGCGTGCCAGCCGAGTACAAGAACAAGAACGAGAAGTGCGAGAAGGTCTTCAAGGACTCCATGGTCTGCATGGTCTGCAAGAACACCAAGAGCAACGCCAAGTACGAGCAGTGCTCCTACGTCCGCCAGCCCAACGAGAAAAGCTACGCCTTCAGCAAATCCAGCTCCTTCAAGAACCCTGAACGCAAGGAAGACGACGAACACGACGAAGAATCAGAGAGCAAGCCGGTTAGGGACTCTGTGTTCAAGAAGGAGTCGCAAAAGTCGGAAGAGTCACCCAGTAACTGTAAGGAGGTGCAAAGAGACTCGAAGACCTGTACCGTCTGCAAGGACCCTGATACCGGAGGAAACTACGAGAAGTGTTCCTATAGTTACCAGCCGAACGACAAGGTCTACAAGTTCAGCAGCTCCAAGAGCTTCGGGAGTCCCAGAAAATCGTCGACCGAGGAGGAGCCCGAATACAAAGACGATAAACCCGTAGAAAAAGCAGCGAGCGAGTCCGACGAGGAGTACAAGAGAGACTACTCGGTTCCAGAGAATTATGAGTACAAACCACTGTACAGTTACCACGCGGCAGCGTCGGAGAACAAGAAATCCACCGCGGAGGACGATGATTCGCTGTCAGGATACGCGAGGTCCAAGTCCGAATCCGAAAGGATCGCCCAAAGCATCGAGCCAACGCACTGCAAGAAGGTCCAGAAGGGTTCGCTGAGCTGCAAGGTGTGCAAGGACCCGAAAACAGGCAGCAATTCTGAGCAATGCTCGTATGAACAGCAACCATCCGACAAGAACTATTCTTACAGCAAGTCCAAGTCGTTTGGAAGCCCCACGAAGACGGAGAACCACGAAGACAAGACCTACGAGGGTTCGGAGACCGAGGAGTCAGAACCTCGCAAGGACAGTTTCGGTTTCTATGGGGATTCCGGGAAGGACAGAGATACTAGGGAGTCTTCTACGAGCGATGCCGAGACGAAAACCGAAGAGAAGACAGATCCGAAGAAGGTTGATGACTTTTCTGAAGCGTTCAAGAAGAAGGCGGAGATCAAAAAGTTCCTGCAGGAGTTCCAGAAGGAAGACCGCTCGAATTGTAAAAAAATGATGCGTGGTAAGATGACGTGTTATCAATGCGTGGACGACAAAGGATTCAGGAAAGAGGAGTGTGCTTTCATCACCGACGGCGAGTTAGCAGAAGACAAGGTGGACGAAGTCGAGGAACCTAGCAAGAAGATACCCAGATCTGTGAACGAGAAGGTGGAAGATGTCCCTGTGGAACCAGAAGCCTCTGCCAGTGAAAATATCGAAGTGAGGAAGAAAGAGGAGGTAGATTCTGGAGCTGGGAAGGAAGCTGAACCTTACGAATATGTTGCTGAAACTAGACCCGTGTACGATAAGGTCCTTGGAATCACGCTGCCAGCTTATATGCTGACCACTTCCGAGCACGAGGAGGAGTTTGATAGAATCGTAGCTTCTGATGCTAACTAG
- the Ir8a gene encoding ionotropic receptor 8a isoform X1 codes for MSSLLLASVFLFVSFFGSSFSQTSMTMLIVIEQADTSILSLLNDAVPQAEKNFGDDMITVQIATVQVDRSNLDASFERVCAALFKGISIVLDMTWTGWEKLRSLADQNGIIYKRGDCSINPYVQAIDDLLMLKNATDVGLIFEDERELNQSLYYLIGNSIIRLVVIDEFTEKTVSKIKNMRPSPSYYTIYASTSKMEDLFRTAIQGSLVKRGGIWNLVFTDNNYKDFKYINGDSQLNVSITILSMKKSVCCRLMGDSSCNCPSDVPIFSYYFKRLIGLIVNLMSELQKSGVSVEPKSGRCSSSNISQPSNLTSEAFNKNILARLGGNDTFEYWSDRGIITYKAEIEIETLENGVLEPLASWTRHGKIKEAEGKKIEPARRFFRIGTSPLVPWTVPKLDPVTNQVMKDENGNEMWDGYCIDFVKKLSEEMEFDYELVVPQDKQFGKKLPNGQWDGVIGDLARGETDIVIAALTMTSEREEVIDFVAPYFEQSGILIVMRKPVRKPSLFKFMTVLKVEVWLSIVGALTLTGIMIWILDKYSPYSARNNKRLYPYPCREFTLKESFWFALTSFTPQGGGEAPKALSSRTLVAAYWLFVVLMLATFTANLAAFLTVERMQSPVQSLEQLARQSRINYTVLANSSTHQYFMNMKNAEDKLYTVWKEITLNSTSDQVEYRVWDYPIKEQYGHILQAITQVGPVKSSEEGFRKVIESENAEFAFIHDSSEIRYEVTRNCNLTEVGEVFAEQPYAIAVQQGSHLQEEISRRYSSLVTSRKILHFIFCCRILDLQKDRYFETLASKYWNQSLKAQCMNSDDNEGITLESLGGVFIATLFGLALAMITLAGEVLYYRKRTTQKDKQKDKKKVNTIDNDKIMIQKIASKLQMKPAPNTMLFEKQPGAPRVSHISVYPRNFSFKE; via the exons ATGTCGTCCCTGTTACTCGCGAGTGTCTTCTTGTTCGTCTCCTTCTTCGGATCTTCTTTTTCTCAAACCTCCATGACCATGC TGATAGTGATAGAGCAAGCAGACACGTCGATTCTGAGCCTGTTGAACGACGCTGTGCCCCAAGCAGAGAAGAACTTCGGGGATGATATGATCACTGTACAGATTGCCACTGTTCAAGTTGACCGATCAAACCTGGACGCCAGTTTCGAGAGAG TATGTGCTGCCTTATTTAAGGGAATCAGTATCGTACTCGACATGACTTGGACCGGCTGGGAAAAGCTACGAAGCCTAGCCGACCAGAATGGAATAATATACAAACGAGGCGATTGCAGTATAAATCCGTATGTGCAGGCGATCGATGATCTTTTGATGTTGAAGAATGCCACGGACGTGGGCTTGATCTTCGAAGATGAAAGGG AATTGAATCAGAGTCTGTATTATTTGATCGGGAATTCGATCATCAGACTGGTGGTGATCGACGAGTTCACGGAGAAGACGGTGTCCAAGATTAAAAACATGAGACCGTCGCCATCTTATTACACGATTTACGCGAGCACGTCCAAAATGGAGGACCTCTTTCGCACG GCTATTCAGGGGAGCCTCGTAAAACGAggagggatttggaacttggtaTTCACGGACAATAATTACAAAGACTTCAAATATATCAATGGAGACTCACAATTGAATGTATCGATCACCATCTTGTCGATGAAGAAAAGTGTCTGCTGTCGTTTGATGGGTGATTCTTCCTGCAATTGTCCCTCTGATGTCCCG ATATTTTCGTACTACTTTAAACGACTGATAGGCCTAATAGTGAATCTAATGAGCGAGCTGCAGAAATCAGGAGTCAGCGTGGAGCCGAAAAGTGGACGATGTTCTTCTTCGAATATTAGTCAGCCTTCGAATCTTACTTCTGAGGCTTTTAACAAAAACATACTGGCT AGGTTAGGAGGCAACGACACGTTCGAGTACTGGTCAGACAGGGGAATAATCACGTACAAAGCGGAAATAGAAATTGAAACGCTCGAGAATGGAGTCTTGGAGCCTTTAGCCAGCTGGACGAGACATGGAAAAATTAAGGAAGCTGAAGGGAAGAAGATAGAACCCGCTAGAAGATTTTTTCGAATCGGAACTTCTCCT TTAGTACCTTGGACGGTGCCTAAACTGGATCCGGTGACCAACCAAGTGATGAAAGACGAGAATGGGAACGAAATGTGGGACGGTTACTGCATCGATTTCGTGAAGAAGCTTTCCGAGGAAATGGAGTTCGATTATGAGTTAGTTGTTCCTCAAGATAAGCAGTTTGGAAAAAAATTACCCAATGGACAATGGGACGGGGTAATCGGTGATCTTGCAAGAGGG GAAACTGACATCGTAATTGCCGCGCTGACAATGACCTCGGAACGCGAGGAAGTAATCGATTTCGTAGCACCCTACTTCGAGCAATCTGGTATACTAATCG TGATGCGAAAGCCAGTTCGTAAACCATCCCTGTTCAAATTCATGACGGTGCTGAAGGTGGAGGTCTGGCTGAGCATCGTGGGTGCGTTAACGTTGACTGGTATCATGATTTGGATACTTGACAAGTACTCTCCTTACAGTGCGAGAAATAACAAACGCTTGTATCCTTATCCTTGTAG AGAATTTACGCTGAAGGAAAGCTTCTGGTTCGCATTGACATCCTTTACTCCTCAGGGTGGAGGCGAAGCACCCAAAGCACTATCAAGCAGAACACTAGTGGCAGCCTATTGGTTATTCGTGGTTCTAATGCTTGCCACGTTCACTGCAAATTTGGCAGCTTTTCTTACCGTGGAACGAATGCAG TCCCCTGTACAATCGTTGGAGCAATTGGCCAGACAGTCGCGAATCAACTACACCGTTCTGGCTAACTCTAGCACGCATCAGTACTTCATGAACATGAAAAATGCCGAAGACAAGCTGTACAC AGTGTGGAAGGAGATCACGTTGAACAGTACGAGTGACCAGGTGGAATATCGAGTGTGGGACTATCCGATCAAAGAACAGTACGGGCATATATTGCAAGCAATCACGCAGGTGGGCCCTGTGAAGAGTTCCGAGGAAGGCTTCCGCAAG GTGATAGAAAGCGAGAACGCGGAATTCGCTTTTATCCACGATTCGTCGGAGATCCGGTATGAAGTAACGAGGAACTGCAATTTGACAGAGGTTGGTGAAGTGTTCGCGGAACAACCTTACGCAATTGCTGTGCAGCAAGGAAGTCACCTACAAGAGGAAATAAGCAGAAGGTACTCTTCTCTTGTCACATCcagaaaaatattacattttatcttCTGTTGCAGAATCCTAGATCTGCAGAAGGATAGGTACTTCGAGACGTTGGCTTCTAAGTACTGGAACCAATCGCTGAAGGCACAGTGCATGAATTCTGATGACAACGAGGGTATCACTTTGGAAAGTTTGG GTGGAGTATTCATCGCAACCCTGTTCGGACTCGCCCTAGCCATGATCACCTTAGCCGGAGAGGTGCTATACTACCGCAAACGCACCACGCAAAAGGACAAACAGAAAGACAAGAAGAAAGTGAACACCATCGACAACGACAAAATCATGATCCAAAAGATAGCGTCGAAACTTCAGATGAAACCTGCCCCTAACACTATGCTATTCGAGAAGCAGCCAGGAGCTCCTCGAGTGTCTCACATTTCTGTCTATCCTCGAAATTTCTCTTTCAAAGAGTGA
- the Ir8a gene encoding ionotropic receptor 8a isoform X2: protein MSSLLLASVFLFVSFFGSSFSQTSMTMLIVIEQADTSILSLLNDAVPQAEKNFGDDMITVQIATVQVDRSNLDASFERVCAALFKGISIVLDMTWTGWEKLRSLADQNGIIYKRGDCSINPYVQAIDDLLMLKNATDVGLIFEDERELNQSLYYLIGNSIIRLVVIDEFTEKTVSKIKNMRPSPSYYTIYASTSKMEDLFRTAIQGSLVKRGGIWNLVFTDNNYKDFKYINGDSQLNVSITILSMKKSVCCRLMGDSSCNCPSDVPIFSYYFKRLIGLIVNLMSELQKSGVSVEPKSGRCSSSNISQPSNLTSEAFNKNILARLGGNDTFEYWSDRGIITYKAEIEIETLENGVLEPLASWTRHGKIKEAEGKKIEPARRFFRIGTSPLVPWTVPKLDPVTNQVMKDENGNEMWDGYCIDFVKKLSEEMEFDYELVVPQDKQFGKKLPNGQWDGVIGDLARGETDIVIAALTMTSEREEVIDFVAPYFEQSGILIVMRKPVRKPSLFKFMTVLKVEVWLSIVGALTLTGIMIWILDKYSPYSARNNKRLYPYPCREFTLKESFWFALTSFTPQGGGEAPKALSSRTLVAAYWLFVVLMLATFTANLAAFLTVERMQSPVQSLEQLARQSRINYTVLANSSTHQYFMNMKNAEDKLYTVWKEITLNSTSDQVEYRVWDYPIKEQYGHILQAITQVGPVKSSEEGFRKVIESENAEFAFIHDSSEIRYEVTRNCNLTEVGEVFAEQPYAIAVQQGSHLQEEISRRILDLQKDRYFETLASKYWNQSLKAQCMNSDDNEGITLESLGGVFIATLFGLALAMITLAGEVLYYRKRTTQKDKQKDKKKVNTIDNDKIMIQKIASKLQMKPAPNTMLFEKQPGAPRVSHISVYPRNFSFKE from the exons ATGTCGTCCCTGTTACTCGCGAGTGTCTTCTTGTTCGTCTCCTTCTTCGGATCTTCTTTTTCTCAAACCTCCATGACCATGC TGATAGTGATAGAGCAAGCAGACACGTCGATTCTGAGCCTGTTGAACGACGCTGTGCCCCAAGCAGAGAAGAACTTCGGGGATGATATGATCACTGTACAGATTGCCACTGTTCAAGTTGACCGATCAAACCTGGACGCCAGTTTCGAGAGAG TATGTGCTGCCTTATTTAAGGGAATCAGTATCGTACTCGACATGACTTGGACCGGCTGGGAAAAGCTACGAAGCCTAGCCGACCAGAATGGAATAATATACAAACGAGGCGATTGCAGTATAAATCCGTATGTGCAGGCGATCGATGATCTTTTGATGTTGAAGAATGCCACGGACGTGGGCTTGATCTTCGAAGATGAAAGGG AATTGAATCAGAGTCTGTATTATTTGATCGGGAATTCGATCATCAGACTGGTGGTGATCGACGAGTTCACGGAGAAGACGGTGTCCAAGATTAAAAACATGAGACCGTCGCCATCTTATTACACGATTTACGCGAGCACGTCCAAAATGGAGGACCTCTTTCGCACG GCTATTCAGGGGAGCCTCGTAAAACGAggagggatttggaacttggtaTTCACGGACAATAATTACAAAGACTTCAAATATATCAATGGAGACTCACAATTGAATGTATCGATCACCATCTTGTCGATGAAGAAAAGTGTCTGCTGTCGTTTGATGGGTGATTCTTCCTGCAATTGTCCCTCTGATGTCCCG ATATTTTCGTACTACTTTAAACGACTGATAGGCCTAATAGTGAATCTAATGAGCGAGCTGCAGAAATCAGGAGTCAGCGTGGAGCCGAAAAGTGGACGATGTTCTTCTTCGAATATTAGTCAGCCTTCGAATCTTACTTCTGAGGCTTTTAACAAAAACATACTGGCT AGGTTAGGAGGCAACGACACGTTCGAGTACTGGTCAGACAGGGGAATAATCACGTACAAAGCGGAAATAGAAATTGAAACGCTCGAGAATGGAGTCTTGGAGCCTTTAGCCAGCTGGACGAGACATGGAAAAATTAAGGAAGCTGAAGGGAAGAAGATAGAACCCGCTAGAAGATTTTTTCGAATCGGAACTTCTCCT TTAGTACCTTGGACGGTGCCTAAACTGGATCCGGTGACCAACCAAGTGATGAAAGACGAGAATGGGAACGAAATGTGGGACGGTTACTGCATCGATTTCGTGAAGAAGCTTTCCGAGGAAATGGAGTTCGATTATGAGTTAGTTGTTCCTCAAGATAAGCAGTTTGGAAAAAAATTACCCAATGGACAATGGGACGGGGTAATCGGTGATCTTGCAAGAGGG GAAACTGACATCGTAATTGCCGCGCTGACAATGACCTCGGAACGCGAGGAAGTAATCGATTTCGTAGCACCCTACTTCGAGCAATCTGGTATACTAATCG TGATGCGAAAGCCAGTTCGTAAACCATCCCTGTTCAAATTCATGACGGTGCTGAAGGTGGAGGTCTGGCTGAGCATCGTGGGTGCGTTAACGTTGACTGGTATCATGATTTGGATACTTGACAAGTACTCTCCTTACAGTGCGAGAAATAACAAACGCTTGTATCCTTATCCTTGTAG AGAATTTACGCTGAAGGAAAGCTTCTGGTTCGCATTGACATCCTTTACTCCTCAGGGTGGAGGCGAAGCACCCAAAGCACTATCAAGCAGAACACTAGTGGCAGCCTATTGGTTATTCGTGGTTCTAATGCTTGCCACGTTCACTGCAAATTTGGCAGCTTTTCTTACCGTGGAACGAATGCAG TCCCCTGTACAATCGTTGGAGCAATTGGCCAGACAGTCGCGAATCAACTACACCGTTCTGGCTAACTCTAGCACGCATCAGTACTTCATGAACATGAAAAATGCCGAAGACAAGCTGTACAC AGTGTGGAAGGAGATCACGTTGAACAGTACGAGTGACCAGGTGGAATATCGAGTGTGGGACTATCCGATCAAAGAACAGTACGGGCATATATTGCAAGCAATCACGCAGGTGGGCCCTGTGAAGAGTTCCGAGGAAGGCTTCCGCAAG GTGATAGAAAGCGAGAACGCGGAATTCGCTTTTATCCACGATTCGTCGGAGATCCGGTATGAAGTAACGAGGAACTGCAATTTGACAGAGGTTGGTGAAGTGTTCGCGGAACAACCTTACGCAATTGCTGTGCAGCAAGGAAGTCACCTACAAGAGGAAATAAGCAGAAG AATCCTAGATCTGCAGAAGGATAGGTACTTCGAGACGTTGGCTTCTAAGTACTGGAACCAATCGCTGAAGGCACAGTGCATGAATTCTGATGACAACGAGGGTATCACTTTGGAAAGTTTGG GTGGAGTATTCATCGCAACCCTGTTCGGACTCGCCCTAGCCATGATCACCTTAGCCGGAGAGGTGCTATACTACCGCAAACGCACCACGCAAAAGGACAAACAGAAAGACAAGAAGAAAGTGAACACCATCGACAACGACAAAATCATGATCCAAAAGATAGCGTCGAAACTTCAGATGAAACCTGCCCCTAACACTATGCTATTCGAGAAGCAGCCAGGAGCTCCTCGAGTGTCTCACATTTCTGTCTATCCTCGAAATTTCTCTTTCAAAGAGTGA